CGGCCTCCGCCGCCCGCCGCGACGCCCCCGTGATGGCGACCAGCGGACCCTGGCTGGAGCCCACCCCGTGGCCCAACACCTGGTGGAACCTCAACGCTCAGCTGGAGTACTGGCTGATCCACGGCTCCAACCATCTCGAACTGGACGCGATCACACGGTCGTTGAGCGAGTTCCGGGACAACCTGGCCGCGGAGACACCGGCCCCGTACCGCGCCGACTCCCTCGGCATCCCGCGCACCACGGATCCCCGGCTGGTCAACGGGGCCGCCGACCCGCTCACCGGCTACGGCGTCGGTGTCCCCGGGCAGAACCCGCCCACCCCGGAGGTCGGCAACCTCACCTGGGCGTTGCACAACGTCTGGCTGAGCTACCGCCACACCATGGACGAATCGATCCTCAGGGACGTCCTGTTCCCCCTGCTCCGCAGGGCGGTCGCCTACTACCTGCACTTCCTGGAGCCGGGCCCGGACGGGAAGCTGCATCTGCCGGCGACGTTCTCCCCGGAGTACGGCGGTGACTCACGGGACTGCAACTACGACCTGATGCTGCTGACCTGGGGCTGCCGCACGCTTCTCGAATCGGCCGAACTCCTCGGCATCGACGACGAGTCGGCGCCCCGCTGGCGTGAGGTGCTGGCGAAGAGGGCGCCGTATCCGACCGACGCGAACGGCTTCATGATCGGCGCGGACATCCCGTTCGCGAAGTCGCACCGCCACTACTCCCATCTGCTCGCGGTGTACCCGCTGTACGAGCTGACGGGCCGCAGCGCCGACGAACGGGTCCTGATCGAGCGGTCGTTGGCCCACTGGGTGGGCTTCGAGGGTGCCTTGCAGGGCTACACCTTCACCGGCGCGGCGTCGATGTCCGCACTGCTCGGCAAGGGGGCGGACGCCCTGCGGTATCTGGGCGAGCTGATGAACCGGTTCGTGCAGCCCAACACGATGTACAAGGAGTCGGGCCCGGTCATCGAGACACCGCTGTCGGCCGCCCAGTCGCTGCACGACATGGTGTGCCAGTCCTGGGGTGGGACGGTCCGCGTCTTCCCCGCCCTCCCGGACGTGTGGCAGGACGTGACGGTGCACGACTTCCGTACGCAGGGCGCGTTCCTGCTGTCGGCGGTCCGCGCGGGCGGCGTCACCCGCTGGGTGCGGCTGACGAGCGAGGCGGGCGCGCCCTGCGTCGTGCGGCACGGCATCGCGGGACCGGTCGAGGTGCGGGACGGCAGGGACCGTCCGCTGCGGTACTCCGACGCGGGTGACGGGGCGATCCGCATCGCCCTGCCGAAGGGGAGGTCGGCGCTGATCACGGCGCGGGGCGACCGGCCGGACCTGACGATCGCGCCGGTCCGGCCGAACGGGGAGGCGCCCCGCTGGGGGCTGGAGGACGCCTAGAGCGAGCGAGGGCCGGGGGACTCCTGGAGCGAGCCCTCCAGCGTCAGCAGCCGCACCTTGCGGTCGAGGCCGCCCGCGTAGCCGGTCAGGGAGCCGTCGGCGCCGATCACCCGGTGGCAGGGGCGGACGATCAGCAGCGGGTTGGCGCCGATCGCGCCGCCGACGGCCCTCACGGCGGCGCGGGGAGCGCCGATCCGTGTGGCGATCGCGCCGTACGTGGTGGTGGCGCCGTAGGGCACGTCGTCGAGGGCGGCCCAGACCCGCTCCCGGAACTCGCTGCCGTGTGTGCTCAACTCCAGCTGGAACTCCTTGAGTTCACCGGCGAGGTAGGCGGCGAGCTGTTCCTCGGCCGCGCGGAAGAGCGCGGGGTCGCGCCGCCAGCCGTCCTGGACGGTCCGCCCGCCCTTCTGACCCGGCACGGAGAGCGAGGCCAGAGCGCCGGTGGCGGGGTCGGCGGTGAGGAGGAGGGGGCCGAGCGGGCTGTCGAGCTCGGTCCACGGGGTGGGGGTGGCGTCGGCGGCCATGGCGGTCCTCGTGTTCGTCGTCATCACTGATCCAACTCCCCTGCTGCACGCAGGTGTTGCAAGGCGTAGGAGCGCCAGGGGCGCCAGCTGTCGGGGGTGTCCGCGCCGGGCGGGCCGACGTCGGGGTCGCCCAGGGCCCGGGTGCGGATCACCGCGATGGTCCGGGCGTCCAGGCCCGGCACGCTCAGCAGCGCGCCGTGCGCCTCGTCGCGGTCGGCGCCGGGGTCCAGCCGTACGGCACCGTCGGCGAGGGCCGTGGTCAGCGCGCCCAGGGGGCCGCGGGGCTCGGCCCCGGCGAGCACGGCGGCCTCCGGGAAGAGGTGGGTGAGGCTGCCGCAGGGCGCGTCGAGCGCCTTGCCGTACCGGCGCACCAGTTCCTCGGCGCGCCGCGGGCCCACCAGCGCGCGTACGGCCAGTTCGTCCGCGTCCGCGGCGCCGGGCGAGCGCAGTCCCGGCCGGGCGGCGACCAGTGGAGCGAGCCGGGCGTCGGCGCCGAGCCGTTCGTCGACGGCGTACGGGTCGGCGTCCAGGTCGAACAGTCGCCGCAGCCGCTGTACGGCGGTGGTCAGGTCGCGGAGGTCGGTGAGGTGGAGCCGGGCGTCGAGCCAGCCGCCGGGGTGGGCGGCACGTCCCTGCCCGGCGGCTTCGCCCGGCGCCTCCTCCACCGCGACGATGGCGGTGCCGTGCGGCAGCCGCAGCGTGCGCCGGTAGGTGCGGTTTCCTGCCGGGCCGGAGACCTCCTCGATGCCGGGTACGGCCTCCTCGGCCAGCAGGTCGAAGACGGCGCCGGCCTGGTAGGGGCCCCGGTGGGCGAGCCGCAGGGGTATGCCGGCCGACGGTGTGGCCGTACGGCCTGCGGAGCGGCCGCCGCGCGGCGCGGCGGCGCGCACCTCGCTCGGGGTCGAGGCGTAGACCGCCCGGACCGTGTCGTTGAACTGGCGGACCGAGGCGAACCCGGCCGCGAAGGCGATCTCCGTGATCGGCAGTTCGGTGGTCTGGAGCAGGACCCGCGCGGTGTGCGCCCGCTGGGCCCGGGCGAGTGCGACCGGGCCCGCGCCGAGCTCGGCGGTGAGCTGCCGCTGCACCTGCCGGGCGCTGTAGCCGAGCCGGG
The DNA window shown above is from Streptomyces chartreusis and carries:
- a CDS encoding glycosyl hydrolase family 95 catalytic domain-containing protein, whose translation is MPSPSRRTVLATGSALGGTLLAGGLPEQASAAGPKPGAPGSSDPWRSVLDDADLVWRRMPATWYEGPFLGNGFLGSGIYAEPGAAKSAVRFNVQHSEVQDHRPEFGSLFGLARLPIGHFTLEPVGAITGVDWRLGLRDAELTGTLTTDRGTLALRALVHNDRSVLAVEVTPSAGERDFRWVFHPADAISPRAAFKPLPEGYRGNPPAEVAEHDGVSAAVQPLLAGGQHVTAWRERSSGRAQTLYVHVAHSYPGTSALERALKAVRRTSPLSYSALAVSHRAWWHAYYRKSFLSLPDARMQRFYWIQLYKTASAARRDAPVMATSGPWLEPTPWPNTWWNLNAQLEYWLIHGSNHLELDAITRSLSEFRDNLAAETPAPYRADSLGIPRTTDPRLVNGAADPLTGYGVGVPGQNPPTPEVGNLTWALHNVWLSYRHTMDESILRDVLFPLLRRAVAYYLHFLEPGPDGKLHLPATFSPEYGGDSRDCNYDLMLLTWGCRTLLESAELLGIDDESAPRWREVLAKRAPYPTDANGFMIGADIPFAKSHRHYSHLLAVYPLYELTGRSADERVLIERSLAHWVGFEGALQGYTFTGAASMSALLGKGADALRYLGELMNRFVQPNTMYKESGPVIETPLSAAQSLHDMVCQSWGGTVRVFPALPDVWQDVTVHDFRTQGAFLLSAVRAGGVTRWVRLTSEAGAPCVVRHGIAGPVEVRDGRDRPLRYSDAGDGAIRIALPKGRSALITARGDRPDLTIAPVRPNGEAPRWGLEDA
- a CDS encoding methylated-DNA--[protein]-cysteine S-methyltransferase is translated as MTTNTRTAMAADATPTPWTELDSPLGPLLLTADPATGALASLSVPGQKGGRTVQDGWRRDPALFRAAEEQLAAYLAGELKEFQLELSTHGSEFRERVWAALDDVPYGATTTYGAIATRIGAPRAAVRAVGGAIGANPLLIVRPCHRVIGADGSLTGYAGGLDRKVRLLTLEGSLQESPGPRSL
- a CDS encoding DNA-3-methyladenine glycosylase 2 family protein, with protein sequence MDEDSRYEAVRSRDARFDGEFFFAVETTGIYCRPSCPAVTPKRRNVRFFATAAAAQGSGFRACRRCRPDAVPGSAAWNVRADVVGRAVRLIGDGIVDREGVAGLASRLGYSARQVQRQLTAELGAGPVALARAQRAHTARVLLQTTELPITEIAFAAGFASVRQFNDTVRAVYASTPSEVRAAAPRGGRSAGRTATPSAGIPLRLAHRGPYQAGAVFDLLAEEAVPGIEEVSGPAGNRTYRRTLRLPHGTAIVAVEEAPGEAAGQGRAAHPGGWLDARLHLTDLRDLTTAVQRLRRLFDLDADPYAVDERLGADARLAPLVAARPGLRSPGAADADELAVRALVGPRRAEELVRRYGKALDAPCGSLTHLFPEAAVLAGAEPRGPLGALTTALADGAVRLDPGADRDEAHGALLSVPGLDARTIAVIRTRALGDPDVGPPGADTPDSWRPWRSYALQHLRAAGELDQ